The sequence below is a genomic window from Lolium perenne isolate Kyuss_39 chromosome 4, Kyuss_2.0, whole genome shotgun sequence.
TCAACTTCTTAGTGGTGATTGGTGCTATTTTAAAAAAATAGGTCAACTGCTTGACAAGCACAACTCATAAATCTTTGCTTAAATAAATAATAAAAGCTTCACCCAATGCAGAACCGATGTTACCACTGTATTTGGCTCTAAATTATGAATATTCTTTGCAGGTTATGTGCGACTGCTACACACCACAAGGTGTGCCAATCCCCACCAACAAGAGGAACAACGCTGCCAAGATATTCGACAACCCTAAGGTGGCAGCTGAGGTGACATGGTACGAATGCTTCTATCCAGATTTCAAGTTATCTTCGTTTTTTTCTGCGGTGTTGTTTCAGTCATGTTCTTGTTTCAAACATACAACATAAAATTCTAAGGAGGAGATTACTACCGGACACTGTACTTTGCATAagatgaaaaatacaaatataaaTAATGTCCAACGTAAGAGCTAAGAAAAACATTAAAAATTCAGTTCCTGGAAAAGAAAAGCTACTACCAGAAAAGTGATCAGAGCATTTGGCACCTTTGTATCCACTTTCCTGCCTTATCTGTTTTATGATAGCACTAGCACACACAGTAGGCTTATCTCTGAATCCAAAAACAGGTACGGTATCGAGCAGGAGTACACCCTCCTTCAGAAGGACGTGAACTGGCCCCTTGGCTGGCCCATTGGTGGCTACCCTGGTCCTCAGGGCCCCTACTACTGCGCCGCCGGTGCGGACAAGGCGTTCGGCCGTGACATCGTTGACGCTCACTACAAGGCCTGCCTCTACGCCGGGATCAACATCAGCGGCATTAACGGGGAGGTCATGCCCGGCCAGGTACTACACATCATCTTGCAGCAACTTGGTTTCAGAAACACTTCCGGTTGCGTGTGCCGCCAACTCTGACTGTGAACCCGATTCTGCCGTGTGACAGTGGGAGTTCCAAGTTGGCCCGTCCGTCGGGATCGCCGCCTCCGACCAGCTGTGGGTGGCCCGCTACATCCTTGAGGTCAGTGTCCTCGGAATATATTCGATTCTCAGCGAGAAATCACTCAGGTGCAATGCAATTGACTGACTCTGATTTGATGCTGAATTGATGGATTGCAGAGGATCACAGAGGTTGCCGGAGTTGTGCTGTCCCTGGACCCGAAGCCGATCCCCGGCGACTGGAACGGCGCCGGCGCGCACACCAACTACAGCACCAAGTCCATGAGGGAGGCCGGAGGGTTCGAGGTGATCAAGAAGGCCATCGAGAAGCTGGGCAAGAGGCACCCGGAGCACATCGCCGCCTACGGCGAGGGCAACGAGCGCCGCCTCACCGGACACCACGAGACCGCCGACATCAACACATTCAAATGGGTatgggtcgtcgtcgtcgtctgcaATTCGCGTGTCTCATCTTTGCTCATACACCTGTAATTGACTGTGACTGGCTTCGACCTGCAGGGCGTGGCGAACCGCGGTGCGTCCATCCGCGTGGGCCGCGACACCGAGAAGGAGGGCAAGGGCTACTTCGAGGACCGCAGGCCGGCCTCCAACATGGACCCCTACGTCGTCACCTCCATGATCGCTGAGACCACGCTCCTCCtctaaacacacacacacaaaaacccCAGTATACCTACTTTCGGCAACGATGATTGTTACGTCCTCGACTCTCTCGATCGAGGGTGGTGGTGATGGTTAATTTCTGCAAATTGTCAAAGTTCGCTTAACTGTATTTCGATTCCTTCCCGTACGCAAAGGTCTTCTTTAGCAGTCCTGTCTTTTTTGGGTGTATACTCTTTTGCATAAGAGTCTCCACTAGTGTACACTGAATAATGCTATATTTCCGCATTCTGATAAACGAATTTACGGAACAAGTGATGATTCTGTTCAATCTCCACATGCCCATCTTCTCTGATCTCTTTGGCAATGTCACACTGACGCGAACAAGACTGAAGCACCAATGCTAATTGCAACTAAACCGGCCGTGCCCTACCTCTGGGCTCTGGCTCTCTTTTGCACATTTCGAGCAAGTGTGTGTACTGCAGCCATGAAGTCTTCAAGCATAATACAGAAGCTTGTTGCATCGCAATCAGACCGTGGGGCAAAACGTATCTTATCCTTCCCCATGCTACCAATCGGGGAATATGATCGTCGCGCCTCTTTAATGTTCGACCCTTCTTTTGTTTACGTCTAATAATTGATGATGTGCTCCTATTTGGACACAACCTTTTCCTGCTTTTCTTCAGACGAAAAGATGGATAACAGCAAGCATTCAGCAGTCAGCATCCAACAGATTTGAGTCGTCATACTTGTAACACGCTTCTCCGTCAGATCATGGGGGAAAGGGGAAGAGGATAGCTCACCAATCACGACAAATCAAAAACTGATACATCAGCAGAAGTTACTGCCGGAGTGGTCCAGCAACATTGGAGGGTTAAATTTATCTTGTCCAAGCATCTTGTAAAGGTACTGTAGTGAACTATACTCAGCCTTGACCATACAAGACGTCGACACCTAATTTTTCTCTGAATCAAAACCGCAAGCAGTGGTACTGCAAGCAAATCAAATATCGGAACGAATTAACAGAGGCCAATTGATCAATATCGAAACGATTAACTGAGCAGGCCAATTAGTCAGTCGGTACAGGACAGAAAGCCCGATCAAGATCCGGTGGGCCAAGCTTTGTCAGCAAAAACCACTAAAAGCAACCATGAAGCATGGTATTACTTGCATAAACAGGTGGAAGAGTCTAGTCTATTGCATTCACTAAAGTGAACTCAAATTTCGGCTGATCAACGAATATGACAAGGATACCCCATAGAGCCATAGAGGTGAATTCTACCAAAACTAGAGAGTTCTACAGCAGACGATGGGGTTGACATTTGCAATGAACAGTCAATACTTCACGAGCCACCAACGAACGAAACATAGAGCATTCTTCATCTTGGCACTTCAAAAGCAGCTTCGGAATCCTGTGACAGCAGAGCAGACAATCGTATTAGCCCAACCAAATTTCATTACTCACAGGTTCAAAGGTTATCATTTTTCAGCTAGCTCAAACGTTGAGGAACCACTTCACATTTATAGAGATTGGTTTCACAACATTCACAAAGCACAACACATGAAAATTATTTCATTCTGCTATAGCTTAGGATAAACTGGATTTAATGTACTAGCACAGATGGGGAGAGATTGTCAGCATCCCGGTAGGGCTGGGCATAATCCATAGGATCCTGCTAGGACTGGGGATAATTAGTAGGATTCTGAGCAAGGGAAAGAGGATACGGTTCTTCGCTAGGATTTTTACTCTTATTGTGAAGAGGTAAATAAAAAGATAAAATTGAAGTCTTTCTTCGATCTTACTTTGTCTCCTAATAGACTCGGGTTATACAGCCACGCGCTGACACTGTTTACATCTCCTCCATGTTTCCTAAGATTAACGCAACTGATTAAAACAGGAAA
It includes:
- the LOC127296441 gene encoding glutamine synthetase root isozyme 1, encoding MASLADLINLDLSDTTDKIIVEYLWVGGTGVDIRSKARTVNGPITDASQLPKWNYDGSSTGQAPGEDSEVILYPQAIFKDPFRRGDHILVMCDCYTPQGVPIPTNKRNNAAKIFDNPKVAAEVTWYGIEQEYTLLQKDVNWPLGWPIGGYPGPQGPYYCAAGADKAFGRDIVDAHYKACLYAGINISGINGEVMPGQWEFQVGPSVGIAASDQLWVARYILERITEVAGVVLSLDPKPIPGDWNGAGAHTNYSTKSMREAGGFEVIKKAIEKLGKRHPEHIAAYGEGNERRLTGHHETADINTFKWGVANRGASIRVGRDTEKEGKGYFEDRRPASNMDPYVVTSMIAETTLLL